A stretch of Alligator mississippiensis isolate rAllMis1 chromosome 14, rAllMis1, whole genome shotgun sequence DNA encodes these proteins:
- the LOC102565896 gene encoding intraflagellar transport protein 22 homolog isoform X2, protein MKDAHGVVIVFNPDLPSHLKEIETWYSCFVQQQQLLDSQCLLVAHHKPGSAVDSEGPFLAGPLNKLKLIQSSLEEDPEDVRMEFMKYFKSIVNLLNESRDREEMSIIT, encoded by the exons ATGAAAGATGCCCATGGTGTTGTAATCGTTTTCAACCCGGACCTGCCCAGTCACCTTAAGGAAATTGAAACCTGGTACTCCTGctttgtgcagcagcagcagttactAGACAGCCAGTGTCTCCTGGTTGCACATCACAAGCCTGGCAGTGCTGTGGATTCAGAAGGTCCCTTCTTAG CTGGACCTCTGAACAAACTGAAATTAATACAGTCCAGCCTGGAAGAAGACCCTGAAGACGTTCGGATGGAATTTATGAAATACTTCAAAAGCATTGTCAACTTGCTAAATGAAAGCAGAGATAGGGAAGAGATGTCAATTATCACGTAA
- the LOC102565896 gene encoding intraflagellar transport protein 22 homolog isoform X1 has protein sequence MLRAKILFVGPSEAGKSVLANFVSESAEGVGGHVPTQGLRILELEQPDLSGGKGAGCRLELWDCGGDPKFESCWPALMKDAHGVVIVFNPDLPSHLKEIETWYSCFVQQQQLLDSQCLLVAHHKPGSAVDSEGPFLAGPLNKLKLIQSSLEEDPEDVRMEFMKYFKSIVNLLNESRDREEMSIIT, from the exons atGCTGCGGGCCAAGATCCTGTTCGTGGGCCCGAGCGAG gcCGGGAAGAGCGTCCTGGCCAACTTCGTGTCGGAGAGCGCCGAGGGCGTGGGCGGCCACGTGCCCACGCAGGGGCTCAG GatcctggagctggagcagccgGACCTGAGCGGCGGGAAGGGCGCGGGCTGCCGCCTGGAGCTGTGGGACTGCGGCGGCGACCCCAA GTTTGAATCGTGCTGGCCAGCTCTGATGAAAGATGCCCATGGTGTTGTAATCGTTTTCAACCCGGACCTGCCCAGTCACCTTAAGGAAATTGAAACCTGGTACTCCTGctttgtgcagcagcagcagttactAGACAGCCAGTGTCTCCTGGTTGCACATCACAAGCCTGGCAGTGCTGTGGATTCAGAAGGTCCCTTCTTAG CTGGACCTCTGAACAAACTGAAATTAATACAGTCCAGCCTGGAAGAAGACCCTGAAGACGTTCGGATGGAATTTATGAAATACTTCAAAAGCATTGTCAACTTGCTAAATGAAAGCAGAGATAGGGAAGAGATGTCAATTATCACGTAA